GGTTGGCCctcagggaggaagggaagggcccTTAGTGTAAGGCAACAGCCAGCCTGGCAGTACAGAGCAGTTACAGGTACATCTGAACTGCTCAGTGGGACTGGAGGAACAGGCGAGGGGTGGTGAGggggctggctggggctgggggtggggggcttctgCTGTTGGCAGGACATGAGAGGTGTGAGTTGTGCAGGTGGGAGGGGTCCtgaaaagggcagagaggcaaGGACGAGTTCAAGAGGTAAGAGTGGAGGCTTGGGGGATGAGTGGGAGTGGAGGGGCTCCAGAATGGCCAGGACATGGGAAGGATGCGGGCAGCATTGGGCAGGGCCGGCAGGGCCGGGAGAAGCCAAGTGCTCACAACGGCCCTGAGCTGAGAGCTGCCTCCTGCAACTTCCAGAACTCCCCTCCCGCTCTTGTTTGTGCCGAACCTCCTGCCAGGAACATTCTTTCATCCCTCAGCTCCAGCCAGAGGTCACCTTGACCTAGAAGCCCCACTGCCCTCTGAGTCTGTTGTGTTCCTCAGCTGACCTGCATCCCAGGACTCAGAGCCCAGGCACAGGCCCTGCCCAGAGCCCCCCACTCACGCTTCCACTCGTCCAGCGTGCGATCCACATCGTCAAAGGACTCGTCGTACTTCTGGGCCTTGGGTTCATCCTCCGTGTCCTGCAGTGACTCGAAGTAGGGGTGTGTGAGCGCCTCGGCCGCAGTCACCCGCCGTTCTGCATCCAGTACCAGCATTTTCTCCAGGAGGTTCACAGCTGCGGGGAGAACTGGTTAGGGAGGGTCGCAGGCCCCAGCGCCCTGGTCactgaccccaccccaccccccagtccaGCCCTACCCAGAGGACTTGCGTTAGTCAGGATGGAGGCAAAATCCTTCTTCTCCAGCTCGGGGAGGCCCTTCATGTAGTTCTTCGCCTTTTAAGGAAGAAAGGGTAAGGGGCCAACCCACAGGCCCGGgcccagcccctccagcccccgCCCAGCTCCCCACTGACCTCGGCACTCTGCAGCCTCTGCACAAATTCATCGGGAGGAGTCCCTGTCACCTTCATGATCTCCTTCAGCTGGTCCAGGTCTGTGCTGAGATGAGGAGCACAGCACGGGGCCAGAGAGCAGGGCGCACCCCCCCACCTGGCTGGGGCAGCATGCCCAGCACCCCCCCAGACCCAGCCTACGCCCCACAAGTGTAGGATACGGTCACTGCCCTTGAACAGCGTCTTCCCTGTGATCATCTCTGCCATGATGCAGCCCGCTGACCAGATGTCCACTGAGACAGAAGCCCCTGCATCAGGGCTCTgtgggccagggaggggggcgggggacacagaCACGGGAGGGGGACGTGGACATAGGGGCCATCCAGCCTGCCACACCCTCGCCCCAATCCCATCCCAGGTCAGCAGCCTCCCCAAGGGAAGAAGGTGGGCAAGGCCAGGGTGGCCCTGCGTCTCTGGGCATTCTCACCCGTCTGGGTGTAGTGCATCCAATTCAAGATGACCTCAGGTGCACGGTACCACCGGGTCACCACGTACCCAGTCATCTCGCTGTCGGCCTGCCTGGCCAAGCCGAAGTCCAGGATCTATAGTCAGAATCAGGAAGGTGGGGCAATACGGCCCCCGGGGAGCAGGTGGGCCAGCCTATGACCCAGGAGCACCGGGCACACCGGGGCCTCTGCCAACCCTCCAGGGCCTGAGGTCATGGCCTCTCCATGAGTTCCTCCCCATGGCCAGTGCCGCCAGCCCCACCCGACCTTGCCTTCTCCTACCCTCAGGAGCGGGCACTCCCATGggtctcctctccctgctcctctacTCTCTGCTGACCCCAGGACCTGGCCAGCGCTTTGCAGGGGCCCCCTCGGCCCTATGCTGGCTCAGGTATGGAGGACCGGGGACACCTCCCGCCCTTCACCTTAATCAGGTGTGAGAGTGCGCCCACTTCGGCCCTCCATTCCCCGTGCATCAAGTGCCTCCCCAGGGCCCATCTGCCTGTCAGCTGCCAGCCATGGCCTGGATGGCTGGGGTctggtccctctgcctgggcTCGAGCCAACACTCCCCCAGGCCTGAGGGCCCAGGGCTACAGGCAGATGGACAGGCGGGGagagatgccccccccccccccccccccccccccccccccccgcccatcccaACCAACACACACCTTCAGCTCACAGTCCTCATTCACTGCCAGATTGCCAGGCTTCAGGTCCTGGGGGCACAAGAAAGGTGGGCGAGCAGCCCCTCCCACCACACCAGGGCCAGAGCCCGGACACCTGAATGGGGGGCAGCCAGACTCGGCCATCCCCACCCGGATGCCCTTCCAAGAAGGACAGAGGTACCCAGGCCCCCACAGCTGTGCGTGAGCCTCGCACACACTCCCCACTGGCCCCATCTTGCCCCCTCACAGGCCAGCAGTGGAGGCTCCTGGCAGTCAGGCCCCTCCCACACCTACAGGCCACAGGAAGTTCCCACCCAGCACCAGGACTCACCCTGTGGATGATGCCAGCAGCATGGATGTACTATGGGGACAGACAGAGGGTCAGTGGCAGTCAGCTCTGGGACCTCAGAACCACGGACGAGCAATCCCACCCTGGCCCCGGCCTGGCCTGGGgggctctgcccctcctgcagcaCCCCTGTGCGCTCCCACCTTTAGCCCCTTCAGCATCTGGTAGACAAGGAACTGGATTCGGTCCTCGCTCAGCTTCTCGTGCTTCATGAGTTTGCCCAGGTCGGTGCCCATGAACGGCATCACCAGGTAACTGCAGGGACCGGGGTGGGTGCGGACAGTGGGCATCACACCCCCTGGGCCtaggctcagaccctggagtccctGGGGATCGCCTGGCAGCACCTTCTACCTTCCACAGTGCAGCACCAGGCTCCACCCACCTTCCCAACGCACACCTGCCCCAGAATGTCAGGTGGGTCAGGACCGTGTTCTGGGGTTTCCTGCAGGGCCACGTGGAGGCTAGGGTCTAGGGAGCACCAGGGATCACAGACAGAAGAGGGtgcaagaggaaggagggaagtgcctgtgggcaggggtggggacaggaggacaCAGGCTGTGGCTCAGAGGAGCAGGCTGGGCCTgtaggtggagggagagagacacagagcagagaCACTTAACACCTCGCCAGGACACTGAGGCCTATGTGTGTCCTCGACCTCTGCAAGGTCAGACGGCAAGGAGCCTGTCCTCAGCCCTTCCCAGGCTCAGCCCCCAGCCTTGGCCGACGACAGTACGAATCCAGGGATGGCAGACACAGGCAGGCCCCctgccgcccctcccctgcctgccagcAAAGGTCAGCAGCTCCAGTTACAAAGCCACATACTTGACGCCAGGGTCCCAGAGCACGGGGCCTGCTGGCTAACCGACGCAGGTCCAACGCTCACACCTCCAGCACTGGACAGCCCGTGCCAGGCGTGGTCCAAGGAGGCCCGGGCTGCACCCAGCTGCGCCAGTGCCGTGGGTCCCAGGGGTGCGTGGCAGGGGGTGGACTGTggtgtggggaaggggtgggcggTGTGCATCCCGACCCCGCTGGGCCGCAGGGACAGGCCCAcatgccaacacagagcccgagtcAGCACCCAAGAGCAACCCAacacccctctgccctgcccagccctcccAGGACAGCACTCACAAGTCTGTGAAATCAT
The Lynx canadensis isolate LIC74 chromosome B4, mLynCan4.pri.v2, whole genome shotgun sequence DNA segment above includes these coding regions:
- the MAPK12 gene encoding mitogen-activated protein kinase 12 isoform X1 yields the protein MSSPPPARKGFYRQEVTKTAWEVRAVYQDLQPVGSGAYGAVCSAVDSRTGAKVAIKKLYRPFQSELFAKRAYRELRLLKHMRHENVIGLLDVFTPDETLDDFTDFYLVMPFMGTDLGKLMKHEKLSEDRIQFLVYQMLKGLKYIHAAGIIHRDLKPGNLAVNEDCELKILDFGLARQADSEMTGYVVTRWYRAPEVILNWMHYTQTVDIWSAGCIMAEMITGKTLFKGSDHLDQLKEIMKVTGTPPDEFVQRLQSAEAKNYMKGLPELEKKDFASILTNASPLAVNLLEKMLVLDAERRVTAAEALTHPYFESLQDTEDEPKAQKYDESFDDVDRTLDEWKRVTYKEVLSFKPPRQLGTKVSKETAL
- the MAPK12 gene encoding mitogen-activated protein kinase 12 isoform X2; translated protein: MSSPPPARKGFYRQEVTKTAWEVRAVYQDLQPVGSGAYGAVCSAVDSRTGAKVAIKKLYRPFQSELFAKRAYRELRLLKHMRHENVIGLLDVFTPDETLDDFTDFYLVMPFMGTDLGKLMKHEKLSEDRIQFLVYQMLKGLKDLKPGNLAVNEDCELKILDFGLARQADSEMTGYVVTRWYRAPEVILNWMHYTQTVDIWSAGCIMAEMITGKTLFKGSDHLDQLKEIMKVTGTPPDEFVQRLQSAEAKNYMKGLPELEKKDFASILTNASPLAVNLLEKMLVLDAERRVTAAEALTHPYFESLQDTEDEPKAQKYDESFDDVDRTLDEWKRVTYKEVLSFKPPRQLGTKVSKETAL